The sequence GTAGGAGGATAGAGCGCTGCGGTACTTCCTTACGGAAATCGGCGTCATTTCTTGAGTACTCCAAGGGGAGCTGCAGGGCTTGGGAAATGGCATTCTCGAATAAGGTAATGAGACGTTTGCTTTTGCAACCAAGTAAATAGGTGGGTTTTTAAATTTAATCGGTCAGGCACTTCTAAAACGGTTTTTTGGTATAGGGATGAATTTTAGGGCGAAACAGGAGGCGATGAAGGTCTTAACCATGGTGCAGCAGCTTCTCGACCAGCGCTCGATCGAGAGCTACCTCACCGGTGGCTTTGTGCGCGATGCCCTGATAGGGCGCGACAGCGGCGATATCGATATCGTCGTCGGAGCAGGGGCTATGGAACTGGCCCGTAGTTTCGCCGGAGACCTGGAGGGTACATTTGTGCCCCTGGATCAGGAAGACGGTATAGCCAGGGTGGTGCTCTCCGGGGAGAGATGGGGGGAGCAAAAAAGGCATTTTCATCTCGACCTCGCCACCATGCACGGGAGCATTGCGGAAGACCTGGCACTGAGGGACTTCACCATTGACGCTATTGCCATAGATATGAGGGAAATTGCAAACCCCGGCGCTCCGCTCATCGATCCATTTGGTGGGCAGCGGGACCTGGAGGCCGGGGTGGTGCGCGCCATCAGCGAAGAGGCTTTGCGGCGAGATCCGGCACGTCTGCTGCGCGCCCCGCGCCTGGCCGCCGAATTTGGCTTTTCGCTCGCCGATGAGACCAGAGCACAGATTGAGCGTCATCACCAGCTTATAACGCAGGTTGCCGCGGAGAGGGTGCGCGATGAATTCTGTCGCCTGCTCGCCGCCCCAAAGGCGGCGGGGGGGCTTCGCCTGCTCGATGAGCTTGGCCTGCTTCTAGCCATCCTACCTGAGCTTTCACCCACCAAGGGGGCGGAGCAGCCCAAGGAGCACTATTGGGATGTGCTGGAGCATTCTATAGAGACGGTTGCCACTATCGAATTTCTGCTCCACATCGAAGGCCTGAAATACTCAAGCGATGAGGTGCTTAACCCTGTCCCCTGGTCGCTGGCACTGGAGGAGCACTTTGAGCAGGATATCTCCAGCGGCCACAGGCGCAAGACCCTGCTCAAGCTCGCCGGGCTGCTCCACGATATTGCCAAGCCCCAGACCAGGAGCATCGATGAAAAGGGCCGGACACGCTTCCTCGGGCATGCCAGGGAGGGAGCGACTGTTGCTCAGGGCATGATGGAGCGACTGAGATTCAGCGTTCGGGAGAGAGAAATGGTTCAAAGAATGATCGAGCACCACCTGCGCCCGGGGCAGATGGCCGGTGAGGAGGAGCTTCCCACCCAGCGTGCCATCTATCGCTACTTCAGGGACACCGGCGATGTGGGCATCGATACCATCTTCCTCAATCTTGCCGATCACCTGGCAACCCGGGGTCCCGATCTGGAGCTTGAAGCGTGGCTCAGGCACGCCAGGAGTGCGTCCTATGTCCTGGAGCAGCGCTTCAGGGAGGACGGCATCGTTTCACCGCCTAAGCTGATAAGCGGGCATGACCTAATCGATATACTGGGGATGAGGCCGGGACCGGAGCTCGGCCAGCTTCTGGAGGCAGTACGCGAGGCGCAGGCTGACGGGGAGGTCGCCACCAGGGAGGACGCGCTCCTCTTCGTCCAAAAGCGAGGTACAGGGCAAGATCAACATAGTAATTCAGGAATAAATAGTGAGTAAAAAACATATCATAACCCTGGTGTGTATCGCCGTGCTGTTTGCCTTAAGCGTATCGATGCTGGCGGTCAACCGGATCGGGGGGCGGGAAGGGATGTCGCTAGGGCTAGACCTGCAGGGGGGAACCCACCTGGTATATGAGGCGGACTTCTCCGAGGTTCAGCCTGGCACTGAGGATGACGCAGTGGAGGTGGTACGGGAGATTATCGAGAAGCGGATCAATCGCTATGGGGTCTCCGAGCCGAATATCCAAATAATTGGCAGCGGCGCCGATTCCCGTATCTCAGTCCAGATACCGGGGGTTACCGAAGAGGAGGCCCTGTCACTGGTTGGGGCAGTGGCGGAACTGGACTTTAGAGAGCGGAAGGGCGCGGATGCCACCCTGGCCGAAGCAGCAGATAAGGGGGATACCCAGATTGCGGTTAGCGATACCACCGGCTTTGAATCGGGTGACACCTGCGTAGTTGGTATAAATAAGGAAAACTGGGATACGGGGCAGATAGCAGCCATCAACAGCTCAAGCAGCATTTTCACCCTCGACTCAGAGCTCTTTTACTACCATCAGGCAGGTGAGCCGGTGAGTAACTGGATCCCCGCTACCGGGACCATCGAGGGGGAGGAGATAGAGCTTGCCGGCAGGTATCTCCTGCCCAACAGCTATGTTGATGTACAACCGCAGACTGGGGAGCCGGTAGTGTACTTCGAATTAAATAGTGAGGGGGCCAGTCTTTTTTCCCAGATCACCGGTCGGCTCATCGGGCAGCCTCTGGGCATCTTTCTCGATGATGAGATTATCTCGGCACCGACAGTCCAGTCTCAGATCAGCAATAAGGGTATCATCGAGGGGTTAACCTACGATGAGGCGAGGCTGCTATCCAGCCAGCTTAATGGTGGGGCGCTGCCCCTCCCCCTGGGACACTGGGAGGGGGACGAGTTCTACAATGACCCGGCGGTAATACAGAGCGTCGATGCCACCCTTGGTGCCGACTCCCTGAAGAAGAGCCTCATCGCAGGGATAATCGGTCTGGTGCTGGTGCTGGCGTTCATGACCCTTTACTATCGCCTGCCCGGCGTGCTGGCCTGCGCTGCCCTGCTTATCTATGGCGCTATCATGCTCGCCATTTTCAAGATGGTCCCCATGACCCTCACCCTGGCGCACATCGCTGCTTTCATCCTCTCCATAGGTATGGCAGTTGATGCCAATGTCCTGATATTCGAGAGGATGAAGGAGGAGCTAAGGTCGGGAAAGCCACTTAAGGCTGCTGTTGAGGCTGGCTTTAACCGCGCCTGGCCGGCGATTCGCGATAGCAATTTCTCCACCCTCATTACCTGTGTCATCCTCTTCTGGTTTGGGAGCAGGATCATAGCCGCGCCCCTGGTGATGGGTTTTGCGCTGACCCTGGGCGTCGGCGTTGTTATAAGTATGCTCACCGCGATCGTGGTGACCAGGAGTTTTCTGCGCACAATGGTGTTCACCTCGCTGGCGGGGAAGGCTTCATTATTTCGACCATGAGAGAGAAGCTTAAATGATTGATTTTGTTGGCAGGAGAAAATGGTATTTCCTCATCTCGGGGGTAATCCTCCTCGTAGGGGTCATTTTCCTGGGCTCCGCCGGCATCCAGAGGGGAATAGAGTTCACCGGCGGCACCATAATGACCGTGAAATTCGAACAGGAGGTGGCACAGGATGACCTTCGCGCGGCGATGGCGGGGTTGGGCTACGATGACGCCATCATCCAGTGGAGCGATGAGGCCGGGGCTTTCATCATCCGAACCAAGGAGCTTCTGGAAGAAGCCCAGGCGGTGATAGAGGAGGCCTTGACCGAGGAGTTCGGATCGCTTACCGTCAGTGATATCTATGCTATCTCGGGAAGCATTGCCAGTGAGATCGAGGGTAATGCAACCATCGCCGTTTTCGTAGCCGCCATCGGCATCCTGCTCTACGTTACCTGGGCCTTCCGAAAGGTAATGAAGTCTTTCCGCTTCGGCGTGTGTGCCATCGTGGCTTTAGTCCACGATGTGCTGATTGTGCTGGGCGTATTCTCCGTGCTGGGCGTGCTCTTCGATATAGAGATAGATGCTATGTTCATCACCGGTGTACTCACCGTTATTGGCTACAGCGTGAATGATACCATCGTGGTCTTCGACCGCGTCAGGGAGAACATGCTTAAGAGCCCGGGGAGCCCGCTTGAGACCACGGTCAACCGCAGCATTATGGAAACGCTGGGGCGCTCCCTCAACACCAGCATAACCACCCTGTTTGTCCTGCTGGCTTTGCTCCTCCTGGGCGGGACAACCATCAGCGACTTCGTCCTTGTCCTCCTGATCGGAGTGATCTCAGGTACCTACAGCTCCATCTGCATCGCCAGCCAGCTGCTCATCGTCTGGGAGAACGGTACCTTCAGCCGGTTTTTCCGGCGCGTAGTCCCCAAGCGCGCACCCGCTACGGGGTGATACATGTTTAACACTAAAACCAGCGCCGCTGGGCTTACCATTGGTACCGTTGCCTCGCTCATCCTGCTTAAGGTTACAGTAGGCATAATTAGCGGGAGCGTCAGCATCATTGCTCAGGCTGTAGACAGCCTGCTTGACCTTTTCGCCTCATTAGTCACCTTCTTCAGCCTGCGATTCGCAGCCAAGCCAGCCGATAGGGAGCATCCCTTTGGTCATGGGAAGGTGGAGAGCATTAGCGGTGTGGTGCAGGGTGGGCTGATTTTTGCCGCCGCCGCCTTCATCCTTTACCAAGCGATAACCAGAATCATAGTGGGAGCGTCCATCGAGTATGTGACCGCAGGGATCGGGGTTATGGCGGTCTGCATAGTAGTCAACATCCTCGTCTCCCGCCACCTGCTACGGGTAGCCAGAAAAACAGACTCGGCAGCGCTGGAGGCAAACGCTCGAAATTTGGCTACCGATGTCTACACCGCGCTAGGGGTGTTGGTTGGGCTGGTTGCTGTTCGTATAACCGGGCTAAATATTCTCGACCCCATTATTGCTATCGCTGTGGTGATGTTTATATTAAAAACGGCGTATGACGTAATGAGGAAGTCATTTCCTCACCTCATTGACGTCAGGCTGCCAGAGGATGAGGAGAAGCTCATAGAATTCACCATAAGAGAGCATATGGGGGAGCTGGTAAGCTTCCACAGTCTGCGCACCCGAAAGGCGGGAAGCGAGCGCTACATCGAGCTACACATGATAGTGGCCAGAGACGCCAGCGTGGAGAGGGCACACAAGCTATGTGACCACCTGGAGGAGGAAATCAAGTCGAAGCTTCCCAATTCAGACGTGACGATCCATGTCGAACCATGCGATAGGGAGTGCGACAGTTGCCCCGATAACTGCCCCCAGCACCAGATAACGCCAGGGCCCTAGTCCAGTCCGTGAGCACCCCTTACCGCCTGAAAGAGTGCCTCAATATCTGGCCTCCCCCTTGCTGCGGGAGGCTCGCCCATGGGGTCGACGATATCGGGGTTGCCCAGGAGCACATCCAGTGTCGCCCTTATCGATGAGGCCAGCGCATCGAGGTTATAGCCACCCTCCAGGGTAAAGACCAGCCGCTCATCGCAGAGCTCATCGGCCAGCCCTTTCAGTATGCGAACTATCTTGGCATAGCCGGTGGTGCTCAGTTGCATGAGCGATATCTGGTCGCTCCAGTGGGCGTCGTAGCCTGCTGAGACCAGGATGAGCTGGGGCCGAAAGCGCCTCGCTACCGGCGACAGAACCTCACCATACACCCGCAGGTATTCCTCGTTGCCACACCAGCCGGGCAGGGGTACATTCACCGTGGCTCCCTTGCCGTCCCCCTCCCCGGTCTCATCGACACGACCGCTCCCGGGGTAAAAGGGGTACTGGTGTGTAGAGAAGTAGAGGACACGGGGGTCACTATAAAAGGCGTCCTGAGTCCCATTCCCGTGATGGACGTCGAAGTCAGCTATAAGGATGCGCTCCAGGCGGTGCTTGTCCATGGCATGCCTGGCAGCGACGGCTATGTTGTTGAACAGGCAGAAACCCATTGCCTCCCAGCGGACCGCGTGGTGCCCCGGGGGTCTTACCAGGGCGAAGGCGCTCTTTACCTCCCCTGCCATCACCGTGTCAACCGCCTCTATGAGGCCACCGGCGGCTTTGAGCGCTGCGTTATAGGAGCCTGCTGAGACCACGGTATCGGGGTCGAGCGCGCCGCCGCCCCCCCGGGCGAAGGACTCCACATAGGAGATATACCCCGGGGCGTGCACCGTCGAGAGTTCCTCCACAGTGGCGGCACGGGGGCTAATCCGGGAAAGCTGCTCCATCATACCGGTACGCTCCAGGTGCTTCATGGTCTTTGTCAGCCGTGATGCGTTCTCGGGGTGCGGCCCGGTATCGTGCTCCAGGTAGATAGGGTCATATACCAGTCCTGCGCTCACAATCCCTCCTTTTTTCGCCCTGGGCGCTATGTAGTGAGAAGTTAGAATCAACCGTTAAGAAAATTGCCCAAGAAACAGTTGCTGCTTTTTCTTTCTTGACGCGGCGTTTATCGCCCAAAAATCTTTGGTGCCAAATTATAATATCAGACCCTGCTCCTCCAGGCAATTGCCGACGTTCTCGTCCGAATAGACAGTTGACACATCCTCATCATTGCCAGGGGCCCTTTTCCTTGTCATTGCTACGTCCCCTCGCTAGCAGGAATCTGGAAAGGAGGAACCTATTTTCTCCCACCCGCCCGCCCTGAGGGATATTTATGCCCCGATATATCGGGGAGACCCCCGCCAGAGGGGGTTCCCCTCTGGACTCCCCTTTATTACTCTTGCCTGGTGAGACTTACGTCAATATGTTATTGCGAGCCCCGATTTCTCGGGGCGTGGCAATCCCCACGTCTCACAAAAGGACAACACTGGGATTGCTACGTCCCCCGAGGCCGACATGTCGGCCGACGCTTCGGCCCACGTCGGGGTCCTCGCAATGACAGGTAAAGGCGGGTAAACGATTACGTTTCGCTGATGTACTGACGAATTCGGCGCATTGCCCCCGTTAGGTCGCTATGCTATACTCCTCATGGCGATAGGAGGAGTATATGCCTGAAGAGAAAGAGATCCCCGAGGTTTACGCGGACCAGTTTATGGTCAGCGGAGGGCCCTATGGGGTGGTGATTAACTTCAATAAAAGCCCTGCTGAACCCGGCCCTGGTAAGGTGCCCGAGACGACGGCCCGCGTTCGGATGAGCTACGAGCATGCCAAGATGGTGTCCTTTATGCTATGCCGACACATCAAGAAGATAGAGCGTGATTCGGGGATCTCATACCCTGTTCCCCAAAAGGTTCTTTCCAGTCTCAGCGTTGGATTGGAGGACTGGGACACATTTTGGAAATCGCCCCCTGAGTTTGGTGGGTAGAAACTTTTCATATCCGTGCGATTTGTTATCTTGCCATCCTCAACTCAGGTAGAGATATGCGATTTCGTAGAATATAGTCTGAGAAAGGGCGAAAGAGGCGAAAATGCCCCTGGACCTCAGCCAGGTTGCCGCCCAGATCGAGGGACTGGCGGCGAAGCTCAGGGTGGAGGAAAAAGAGCGGGGGGAACGACTGGAGCGTGCCCTCAAGCTCCTTCAAGCTGCCGATGTCTCCTCCCTGAAGCGTAAGATCGCCTCTAGCAAGACCACCTGGCTGGTCGCCGGGCTGACCGAAGGGCTGGCACAATGTTATGAAGCGCCACCTTGCCCCCCGGAATTAACCGTCCTCGCTACCGATGGCTCCCATATAGATGTTGACCGCCATAGCTCGGTGAGATGCTATCTGATCAATATCGGAAGCGCCATCCTTCACTACGGGAAAAACCCCGATGCCCAGCTTTTAAGCGATGCCAGCCTCTTTTTCGGCGATGACCTGGTGCTAAGCGACAGCGCTGGCAGGGAGGAGCTTATCGAGGGTGCTCTTTTGGGGGTAAAGCGGAGCGTTTTGGAGTGCCAGGCACTTGCAGGAACCGCTCAGGAACTCCCCGGTGAGAGGCCTACCCTCGCTCTCATCGATGGCTCGCTCATCCTATGGGGGCTGGCGGGAAGGGACTTCGAGGAGGCTAAGGGATTCGTCAGGGAGGAGCTTCTCAATCGTCAGTATCTGGGGAGCCTCGACCAAATGAAACGATATGGCGAGAACAAACCTCTCGCCCTTGCCAGCTACATCAGCTTTCCCCGCAGCACCGACGTGGTAAACGCTCTGAGGGTCGCCCTATGCCCCCACGATACCGCTGACTGCGACCGCTACTGCGCCGTGGGTAGGGGGAGGGAGTGCGAGGGCGTAGCCGGCATCCAGGACCGCGACCTTTTCGGCTCTATCCTTGGCTATGGCGAGAGGTCGCCTGTATTTATAAGCGGCTCCCGGTTCATGCAGAGGCATTACGGTGAACACCAGATCCACTTCTTCTACCTCAAGCTGGACGAGGAAGTGGCCAGGGTGGAGATTCCGCA is a genomic window of Dehalococcoidia bacterium containing:
- a CDS encoding HD domain-containing protein — protein: MKVLTMVQQLLDQRSIESYLTGGFVRDALIGRDSGDIDIVVGAGAMELARSFAGDLEGTFVPLDQEDGIARVVLSGERWGEQKRHFHLDLATMHGSIAEDLALRDFTIDAIAIDMREIANPGAPLIDPFGGQRDLEAGVVRAISEEALRRDPARLLRAPRLAAEFGFSLADETRAQIERHHQLITQVAAERVRDEFCRLLAAPKAAGGLRLLDELGLLLAILPELSPTKGAEQPKEHYWDVLEHSIETVATIEFLLHIEGLKYSSDEVLNPVPWSLALEEHFEQDISSGHRRKTLLKLAGLLHDIAKPQTRSIDEKGRTRFLGHAREGATVAQGMMERLRFSVREREMVQRMIEHHLRPGQMAGEEELPTQRAIYRYFRDTGDVGIDTIFLNLADHLATRGPDLELEAWLRHARSASYVLEQRFREDGIVSPPKLISGHDLIDILGMRPGPELGQLLEAVREAQADGEVATREDALLFVQKRGTGQDQHSNSGINSE
- the secD gene encoding protein translocase subunit SecD encodes the protein MSKKHIITLVCIAVLFALSVSMLAVNRIGGREGMSLGLDLQGGTHLVYEADFSEVQPGTEDDAVEVVREIIEKRINRYGVSEPNIQIIGSGADSRISVQIPGVTEEEALSLVGAVAELDFRERKGADATLAEAADKGDTQIAVSDTTGFESGDTCVVGINKENWDTGQIAAINSSSSIFTLDSELFYYHQAGEPVSNWIPATGTIEGEEIELAGRYLLPNSYVDVQPQTGEPVVYFELNSEGASLFSQITGRLIGQPLGIFLDDEIISAPTVQSQISNKGIIEGLTYDEARLLSSQLNGGALPLPLGHWEGDEFYNDPAVIQSVDATLGADSLKKSLIAGIIGLVLVLAFMTLYYRLPGVLACAALLIYGAIMLAIFKMVPMTLTLAHIAAFILSIGMAVDANVLIFERMKEELRSGKPLKAAVEAGFNRAWPAIRDSNFSTLITCVILFWFGSRIIAAPLVMGFALTLGVGVVISMLTAIVVTRSFLRTMVFTSLAGKASLFRP
- the secF gene encoding protein translocase subunit SecF, yielding MIDFVGRRKWYFLISGVILLVGVIFLGSAGIQRGIEFTGGTIMTVKFEQEVAQDDLRAAMAGLGYDDAIIQWSDEAGAFIIRTKELLEEAQAVIEEALTEEFGSLTVSDIYAISGSIASEIEGNATIAVFVAAIGILLYVTWAFRKVMKSFRFGVCAIVALVHDVLIVLGVFSVLGVLFDIEIDAMFITGVLTVIGYSVNDTIVVFDRVRENMLKSPGSPLETTVNRSIMETLGRSLNTSITTLFVLLALLLLGGTTISDFVLVLLIGVISGTYSSICIASQLLIVWENGTFSRFFRRVVPKRAPATG
- a CDS encoding cation diffusion facilitator family transporter, which produces MFNTKTSAAGLTIGTVASLILLKVTVGIISGSVSIIAQAVDSLLDLFASLVTFFSLRFAAKPADREHPFGHGKVESISGVVQGGLIFAAAAFILYQAITRIIVGASIEYVTAGIGVMAVCIVVNILVSRHLLRVARKTDSAALEANARNLATDVYTALGVLVGLVAVRITGLNILDPIIAIAVVMFILKTAYDVMRKSFPHLIDVRLPEDEEKLIEFTIREHMGELVSFHSLRTRKAGSERYIELHMIVARDASVERAHKLCDHLEEEIKSKLPNSDVTIHVEPCDRECDSCPDNCPQHQITPGP
- a CDS encoding histone deacetylase, whose amino-acid sequence is MSAGLVYDPIYLEHDTGPHPENASRLTKTMKHLERTGMMEQLSRISPRAATVEELSTVHAPGYISYVESFARGGGGALDPDTVVSAGSYNAALKAAGGLIEAVDTVMAGEVKSAFALVRPPGHHAVRWEAMGFCLFNNIAVAARHAMDKHRLERILIADFDVHHGNGTQDAFYSDPRVLYFSTHQYPFYPGSGRVDETGEGDGKGATVNVPLPGWCGNEEYLRVYGEVLSPVARRFRPQLILVSAGYDAHWSDQISLMQLSTTGYAKIVRILKGLADELCDERLVFTLEGGYNLDALASSIRATLDVLLGNPDIVDPMGEPPAARGRPDIEALFQAVRGAHGLD
- a CDS encoding DNA double-strand break repair nuclease NurA; this translates as MPLDLSQVAAQIEGLAAKLRVEEKERGERLERALKLLQAADVSSLKRKIASSKTTWLVAGLTEGLAQCYEAPPCPPELTVLATDGSHIDVDRHSSVRCYLINIGSAILHYGKNPDAQLLSDASLFFGDDLVLSDSAGREELIEGALLGVKRSVLECQALAGTAQELPGERPTLALIDGSLILWGLAGRDFEEAKGFVREELLNRQYLGSLDQMKRYGENKPLALASYISFPRSTDVVNALRVALCPHDTADCDRYCAVGRGRECEGVAGIQDRDLFGSILGYGERSPVFISGSRFMQRHYGEHQIHFFYLKLDEEVARVEIPQWVAEKEDSVNLVHALVLDQCRRGHGYPVALMEAHEKAVVTGADRENFWGLVELSLADERLNIRSSGKSRSKRTRWV